A DNA window from Acidimicrobiales bacterium contains the following coding sequences:
- a CDS encoding HsdR family type I site-specific deoxyribonuclease has translation MTFNEANTVEAFVRDQLCGGVTHYTAAGPGFARRNGQVSGLGWHFLSPQNLHRQTHEVLAEDQVRDALIRLNPSISADPDRADEIIYELRAITMGVRDDGLVQANEEFASWLLGEKSRPFGSNGEHVTIKLIDFEDLEQNQYVVTQQYTFRAGKAEKRADLVLLTNGIPLVVIEAKTPVRASQSWLDGALQVHDDYERNVPELFVPNLCSIATEGKELRYGAVRMPVEFWGPWRLEEDDSLPALVEIETAVNSMLRPKVLLDLLANFTSFATHKGTQRIKIIARYQQYEGANKLVQRVVDGAPKKGLIWHFQGSGKSLLMLFAARKLRLHPALRNPTVMIVVDRIDLDSQISSTFYANDAQNLVKAENRKDLEGLLDRDVRKIIITTIHKFGEAEGVLNGRDNIIVLVDEAHRTQEGDLGRKMRDALPNAFLFGLTGTPINRADRNTFYAFGAEEDLNGYMSRYGFEDSIRDGATKELHFEPRLLDLHIDHDAVEEEWGKLTVDLTDEERDQLGKQAAKMAVLVKAPERIRAVCADIAQHFQEKVAPNGFGAQVVTFDRESCVLYKEALDQYLPTEVSDIVMSVNSGEDEYAPYRRDRDAEEKLLDRFRDPGDPLKILIVTSKLLTGFDAPILQTMYLDRPLRDHNLLQAICRTNRPYGQEKSHGLIVDYLGIFDDVAQALEFDEEGITRVITNIAELKAKLPPAVDACLAYFPGVDRTVGGYEGLMAAQEHLPDNETRDAYAADVSYLMRLWEAISPDAILSGYEDDYRWIVQVYESVKPVSVTGQLLWHRLGAKTTELIHENVHVDAVRDDLETLVVDADLLEAILGTPDPNKKAKEVEIKVAKRLRNHLHDPRFKAFAERLEDLRARHEQGLLVSVEFLKALLDLARDVVETERSVPPIEEEERGKQALTELFKEARTEDTHIIVERVVNDIDEIVKVVRFDGWQATHAGEREVKKALRKTLFKYKLHQDTDLFERAYGYICEYY, from the coding sequence ATGACTTTCAACGAGGCCAACACCGTCGAAGCCTTCGTCCGAGACCAACTCTGCGGCGGCGTCACTCACTACACCGCAGCCGGGCCTGGGTTCGCGCGGCGGAACGGCCAGGTCTCCGGCCTCGGTTGGCACTTCCTCTCGCCACAGAACCTGCACCGGCAGACCCACGAGGTGCTCGCCGAGGACCAGGTCCGCGACGCACTGATCCGACTCAATCCGTCGATTTCGGCCGATCCCGATCGGGCAGACGAGATCATCTACGAGCTGCGGGCGATCACCATGGGCGTTCGGGACGACGGCCTGGTGCAGGCGAACGAGGAGTTTGCCTCGTGGCTCCTGGGGGAGAAGTCGCGGCCTTTCGGAAGCAACGGCGAGCACGTCACGATCAAGCTGATCGACTTCGAGGATCTCGAGCAGAACCAGTACGTGGTCACGCAGCAGTACACGTTCCGCGCCGGCAAGGCCGAGAAGCGGGCCGACCTCGTGCTTCTGACAAACGGGATCCCACTGGTCGTCATCGAAGCCAAGACGCCCGTGCGTGCGAGTCAGAGCTGGCTCGACGGGGCGTTGCAGGTCCACGACGACTACGAGCGCAACGTTCCCGAGCTATTCGTGCCAAACCTCTGCTCGATCGCCACCGAGGGCAAAGAGCTCCGCTACGGCGCCGTTCGGATGCCGGTGGAGTTCTGGGGACCGTGGCGGCTCGAGGAGGACGATTCACTTCCTGCGCTGGTTGAGATCGAGACGGCTGTCAACTCGATGCTGCGACCGAAGGTGTTGCTCGATCTCCTCGCCAACTTCACGTCGTTCGCAACTCACAAGGGCACGCAGCGGATCAAGATCATCGCCCGCTACCAGCAGTACGAAGGGGCCAACAAGCTCGTTCAGCGGGTCGTAGATGGTGCCCCGAAGAAGGGTTTGATCTGGCACTTCCAGGGCTCTGGCAAGTCGCTCCTCATGCTGTTCGCAGCACGGAAGCTCCGGCTCCATCCCGCACTCCGCAATCCAACAGTCATGATCGTCGTCGACAGGATCGACCTCGACAGCCAGATCAGCAGCACCTTCTACGCCAACGACGCCCAGAACCTGGTCAAGGCCGAGAACCGAAAGGACCTCGAAGGCCTACTCGATCGTGACGTTCGCAAGATCATCATCACGACGATTCACAAGTTCGGCGAGGCCGAAGGCGTTCTGAACGGCCGCGACAACATCATCGTCCTCGTCGACGAGGCCCACCGGACACAGGAGGGCGACCTCGGCCGCAAGATGCGCGATGCGCTCCCGAACGCGTTCCTGTTCGGGCTGACCGGCACGCCGATCAACCGTGCCGATCGAAACACCTTCTACGCCTTCGGCGCTGAAGAGGATCTCAACGGCTACATGAGCCGCTACGGCTTCGAGGACTCGATCCGGGACGGTGCCACCAAGGAACTCCACTTCGAACCGCGCCTGCTCGACCTCCACATCGACCACGATGCCGTCGAAGAGGAGTGGGGGAAGCTCACCGTCGACCTCACCGACGAGGAGCGGGACCAGCTCGGCAAACAGGCCGCGAAGATGGCCGTCCTCGTCAAGGCTCCCGAACGGATTCGTGCGGTCTGTGCCGACATCGCCCAGCACTTCCAGGAGAAGGTCGCGCCAAACGGTTTCGGCGCTCAGGTGGTCACCTTCGACCGAGAGAGCTGCGTGCTCTACAAGGAGGCACTCGATCAGTACCTGCCGACTGAGGTGTCCGACATCGTGATGTCGGTGAACAGCGGAGAAGACGAGTACGCGCCCTACCGGCGCGATCGGGACGCCGAAGAGAAGCTGCTCGATCGCTTCCGTGATCCGGGTGACCCGCTGAAGATCCTGATCGTCACTTCCAAGCTTCTCACCGGGTTCGACGCACCAATACTGCAGACGATGTACCTCGACCGGCCGCTGCGCGACCACAACCTGCTCCAGGCCATCTGTCGTACCAATCGGCCGTACGGCCAGGAGAAGAGCCACGGCCTTATCGTCGACTACCTCGGCATCTTCGATGATGTGGCGCAAGCGCTCGAGTTCGATGAGGAAGGCATAACCCGGGTTATCACCAACATCGCCGAACTGAAAGCGAAGCTGCCGCCCGCGGTCGATGCCTGTCTCGCCTACTTCCCTGGCGTCGACCGAACCGTGGGTGGCTACGAGGGGTTGATGGCAGCGCAAGAGCATCTGCCCGACAACGAGACCCGGGACGCCTACGCGGCCGACGTCAGCTACTTGATGAGGCTCTGGGAGGCAATCTCTCCTGACGCGATCCTGTCGGGTTACGAGGACGACTACCGCTGGATCGTCCAGGTCTACGAGTCCGTGAAGCCGGTTTCGGTGACTGGGCAGCTGCTCTGGCATCGCCTCGGCGCCAAGACCACGGAACTGATCCACGAGAACGTTCACGTCGATGCCGTTCGAGACGACTTGGAGACGCTCGTCGTCGATGCCGACCTGCTCGAGGCGATCCTCGGGACACCGGATCCGAACAAGAAGGCGAAGGAGGTCGAGATCAAGGTCGCCAAGCGACTGCGAAATCATCTCCACGACCCGCGGTTCAAGGCCTTCGCCGAACGACTTGAGGACTTGCGAGCCCGTCACGAGCAGGGGCTCCTCGTGAGCGTCGAGTTCCTCAAGGCGTTGCTCGACCTTGCCCGAGATGTCGTCGAGACCGAGCGGTCGGTGCCGCCGATCGAGGAGGAGGAGCGCGGCAAGCAGGCGCTCACCGAACTGTTCAAGGAGGCCCGGACCGAGGACACGCACATCATTGTCGAGCGGGTCGTGAACGACATCGATGAGATCGTCAAGGTCGTCCGATTCGACGGTTGGCAGGCAACTCACGCCGGCGAACGCGAAGTCAAGAAGGCGCTCCGCAAGACCCTGTTCAAGTACAAGCTCCACCAGGACACCGACCTCTTCGAGAGGGCCTACGGCTACATCTGCGAGTACTACTGA
- a CDS encoding NAD(P)H-binding protein: MKITVFGATGQVGRRLVDEAIARGHGVTAVTRSGATLDSPDSVTWTAGDAREPRDVARLSRDQEVVISATSGPRTGGYELAITAEALLEGVAETGARLIVVGGAGPLVVPNTAGRVVVDDPRFVPATIRGVARACVEQLDVLRRNSTVDWTYFSPSAEMIPGRRTGQFRTGTNELIIDSVGVSRISLEDVAVALLDEAEQAEHSRTAFTAGY, from the coding sequence ATGAAGATCACCGTCTTCGGAGCCACCGGACAGGTCGGTCGCCGCCTAGTCGACGAAGCGATCGCACGGGGCCATGGCGTCACCGCCGTCACCCGCAGCGGTGCGACCCTCGACAGTCCCGACTCGGTCACCTGGACCGCCGGCGACGCCCGCGAACCCCGAGACGTCGCGCGCCTATCCCGCGACCAGGAGGTCGTGATCAGCGCCACATCAGGGCCCCGGACCGGCGGCTACGAGCTCGCCATCACCGCCGAAGCACTGCTCGAAGGAGTCGCTGAGACCGGCGCCCGACTCATCGTCGTCGGCGGCGCCGGGCCCCTTGTCGTGCCGAACACTGCGGGAAGGGTCGTGGTCGACGACCCCCGCTTCGTCCCGGCGACGATCCGCGGCGTGGCGCGGGCCTGCGTCGAACAACTCGACGTGCTGCGCCGGAACTCGACGGTCGACTGGACCTACTTCAGCCCATCGGCCGAAATGATTCCGGGCCGCCGCACCGGGCAGTTCCGGACCGGCACGAACGAACTGATCATCGACAGTGTCGGCGTGTCGAGGATCTCTCTCGAGGACGTTGCCGTGGCACTACTCGACGAGGCCGAGCAAGCCGAGCACAGTAGAACCGCCTTCACGGCCGGCTATTGA